From a region of the Gossypium raimondii isolate GPD5lz chromosome 10, ASM2569854v1, whole genome shotgun sequence genome:
- the LOC105775772 gene encoding uncharacterized protein LOC105775772 isoform X2 has translation MESVSGIVSCIVTKAAEYLIYPIINHVKYLSNHRKNVETLKHQAEKLQVARDRVQHSVDAALRNGKEIEGDVDKWLSAVDTKILEQVEKVTQDEEQAKKKCFVGLCPNFWTRYKLSLKAAEEAKAVAELLEQGKFDEVSYPVPLQGITITPFKGYEDFESRTLVLNGIMEALNDDSVSVIGVHGMGGIGKTMLVKEIARKVKGNLFDSVVIATVTQAIDIEKIQNRIAELLGLKFEEQSTDVKALRLRERLKKEKRVLVVLDDIWAKVDIEEVGIPLGDEHKGCKLLLTSRELNVLSNGMDAQKCFAIGFLNEKEAWDLFKKKAGGCVESCDLKPIAMEVAKKCAGLPIAIATVAGALRNKRLFEWKNALRELERPSSSNFTGIAAAYSAIEWSFNYLESEEVKLTFLLCCVIGHNGLVEKLMRYTVGLGLFGGVNTLEEARNEVLTVVANLKASSLLLDSYDDEHFDIHDVVWDAALAIASRDYLMLVLRDHIPKEWSDKAKMNSLRVISLPCPQIVAELPKEMEYSGLSFFLMAHDDSVAIRPDFFRRIESLKVLDLPSYSYLPDSINHLIDLRMLCLRGCLVEDITIIGELKNLEILDLAFSWIKELPKEIAQLTRLRLLDLSECRELKIIPPNVLSSLSKLEELYMEGSFAEWENEGVVDNDRRNASLDELNSLPRLTTLYVHIPDAQMIPKHRFIETLDRYMIFVGDYNVYEWCQKHECLRTLKLKLYTNIDLDNGVKMLLKKTQDLYLDLDGIQGIKNVLEELNNGEDFPYLKRVHVKNGKQVQYITMNKIGFSELRSITLEYLPQLISFCSQDERYSMSSEPLPLFNKQFVSRHLESLQLCSINIKRIWHNQTYPWLSNLTSLFINKCGNLEHLLSPSLANSMVQLQRFQILDCESLREIIFIEKLEEEKIDVICFPRLNFLRIEGLQNLIFFCSRNYNVEFPLLKELEIEACPKLKEFICQTSTKSSIQALFSEKVAVPSLERMTISYLSYVKMIFDNELAPGSFCKLEEITVAFCDELLTIFSSKCLIRVFNCLQMLQVWRCESLEHIFEVRGLNTNKVHAADSQLSPELKHVDLQGQEILTFQNLRQVVLEDCWSLKNLFPVSIAKHLPQLEHLRISRCGVEEIVSAGEGVEEQPVRFKFPKLSSLEVTDLEKLKCFYKGQHAIVWPMLKKMRTDSSTLRKIVPSEHLRLIQETNGNGKPVLLVEEVFPNLEELQVVILGDMDQFPPDLFHNIKLFRLSCSSHGGSSYIFPFLRRFYNLGTLLLSGFDFKDVVHCKGDARTLTRIKNLKLQCSRNLKHVWRKDSVLGYILSNLQTLEVWNCEDFINIGAWSLSFQNLTTLHVSFCKMMKNLVAPSVVENLVQLTTMRVKGCTKMTEIVAHEGDYHQTIVAGKLKCLQLSELQSLTSFCPGSYTFNFPCLEEVVVERCPKLKIFSEGVLSTPQLQRVKQETFDEKGRWTGDLNTTIQQLYTEKGGFNGPRDLNISDTFPKLIETWKRNPQEILELQNLREMEFYKCSSLKYIFTPSMLLSLKQLDRIEVKECNTMEQVIREEEEATIHKLTFPKLSFVKIEACSNLTNFYLGSRPLEFPKFIDITIVDCPKMTAFSSSVSRECGDASENVVGEGDIDNNTANFFSDKVVIPLLMDLKLSSVNIHNIWHYPSSSSLGHLYHLRVEGCHNLKYLFPSSLVKHLVQLKILQIWDCNMMEQVIFTDGLGAEDQWRNQTIFSKLDLLSLKDLPKLTSFCFQNYSEFPCLTNLRLKKCPFLKAFISISVSRDEPRADHHLQASNLGHNSAVLNEKVVFPSLEKLQIQNCDSLEEIIEAQGLIADTSTTQSIVRETTTIRMHTTQWPSLKHMEVIECPKAHIFALKCPKSQVEISNQQPLFCVNEDTFPVLEELTLKMNDMMKGICDGQLSLQCFPNLKLLNLHCFPETSTTLPYCFIQSLPKLQKLVINNASISEIVWSEGLSDKGRRTSAFYQLKELRLSKLPQLTLKTFQPSLLSFKKLTTLEVISCHGFINLMACSTAKSLMLLERLSVADCEMIEEIIACEGEEIQGSIIFPKLKYLKLSGLPRLASFSSTHHSLEFPVLQMVMVTKCPKMRKFCQGDLSTSNLQQMHVARDEEDELWWEGDLNTTIKQMFQDVQNSQVT, from the exons ATGGAGTCTGTTAGTGGCATCGTTAGCTGTATTGTCACTAAAGCTGCAGAGTATTTGATTTATCCTATCATAAACCATGTCAAATACCTTTCCAATCATCGGAAAAATGTTGAAACCCTCAAGCACCAAGCTGAGAAGCTGCAAGTTGCAAGGGACAGAGTGCAGCATTCTGTTGATGCAGCTTTACGAAACGGCAAAGAGATCGAAGGCGATGTTGACAAATGGTTGTCTGCAGTCGACACAAAGATCCTTGAACAAGTAGAGAAAGTGACGCAAGATGAAGAACAAGCAAAGAAAAAGTGTTTCGTTGGTTTGTGTCCTAATTTCTGGACTCGTTACAAGCTTAGCCTGAAAGCTGCAGAGGAGGCGAAGGCTGTTGCCGAGCTACTTGAACAGGGCAAGTTTGACGAGGTTTCTTATCCTGTGCCTCTGCAAGGTATCACTATCACACCATTTAAAGGGTACGAGGATTTTGAGTCAAGAACGTTGGTTTTGAATGGAATAATGGAGGCACTAAATGATGATAGCGTCAGCGTTATTGGGGTGCACGGTATGGGTGGGATCGGAAAAACAATGCTAGTCAAAGAAATCGCTAGAAAGGTCAAGGGCAATTTATTTGATTCGGTTGTCATAGCAACAGTAACTCAAGCCATTGACATTGAGAAAATTCAGAACAGAATTGCAGAGTTATTGGGCTTGAAATTTGAGGAGCAGAGTACTGATGTAAAGGCACTTCGACTACGAGAAAGATTGAAGAAAGAGAAGAGGGTTCTGGTTGTCTTGGATGACATTTGGGCAAAGGTTGATATTGAGGAAGTTGGGATCCCTTTGGGAGATGAGCACAAGGGATGCAAGTTGCTGCTAACTTCTAGAGAGCTAAATGTTTTATCAAATGGGATGGATGCTCAGAAATGTTTTGCAATAGGGTTTCTAAATGAAAAGGAGGCCTGGGACCTGTTCAAGAAGAAGGCTGGCGGTTGTGTTGAAAGTTGCGATTTGAAGCCTATAGCTATGGAAGTAGCCAAAAAATGTGCAGGATTGCCCATAGCCATTGCGACAGTTGCAGGGGCTTTGAGAAACAAAAGATTGTTTGAGTGGAAGAATGCTTTACGAGAACTAGAGAGGCCTTCATCAAGCAACTTCACGGGGATAGCTGCAGCATATTCAGCTATTGAGTggagttttaattatttagaaagTGAGGAAGTTAAGCTGACTTTCTTGCTTTGCTGTGTAATAGGCCATAATGGTCTGGTTGAGAAGTTGATGAGATATACTGTGGGTTTGGGTTTATTTGGTGGTGTCAACACTCTGGAAGAAGCTAGAAATGAAGTATTGACGGTTGTGGCTAATCTCAAAGCGTCTTCCCTGTTGCTTGATAGTTATGATGATGAGCACTTTGATATCCATGATGTTGTTTGGGATGCTGCTTTAGCTATTGCTTCGAGGGACTACCTTATGCTTGTTTTGAGAGATCATATTCCAAAGGAGTGGTCCGATAAGGCGAAAATGAACAGCTTGAGAGTGATAAGCTTACCTTGTCCTCAAATTGTAGCCGAGCTTCCTAAGGAGATGGAGTATTCAggtctttccttttttcttatGGCCCATGATGATTCAGTGGCAATTCGTCCCGATTTTTTCAGACGAATTGAAAGTCTCAAAGTCTTGGATTTACCTTCATATTCCTATCTACCTGACTCAATTAATCACCTCATAGACCTTCGCATGTTATGTCTAAGAGGATGTCTAGTTGAAGACATAACCATCATTGGAGAGCTCAAAAATTTAGAAATCCTTGACCTTGCTTTCTCATGGATCAAAGAACTACCCAAGGAGATAGCACAATTGACTCGGTTAAGGTTGTTAGATTTGAGTGAGTGTAGAGAACTCAAAATCATCCCACCAAATGTCTTATCAAGTTTGTCTAAATTAGAAGAATTATATATGGAGGGAAGCTTTGCTGAATGGGAAAATGAAGGCGTGGTTGACAACGATAGGAGAAACGCAAGCCTTGACGAATTAAATAGTTTGCCTCGTCTAACTACTTTATATGTTCATATTCCTGATGCTCAAATGATTCCAAAGCATCGGTTCATTGAGACATTAGACAGATACATGATTTTTGTAGGTGATTATAATGTGTACGAGTGGTGCCAAAAACATGAATGTTTGAGAACATTGAAGCTCAAGTTATATACAAACATTGATTTGGATAATGGGGTGAAAATGTTGTTGAAAAAGACTCAAGATTTGTACCTAGACCTAGATGGAATCCAAGGCATCAAGAATGTACTTGAGGAGTTAAATAATGGGGAAGATTTTCCATATTTAAAGAGAGTCCATGTCAAAAATGGTAAGCAGGTCCAATATATCACAATGAACAAAATTGGGTTTTCTGAATTACGTTCCATAACACTTGAGTATTTGCCACAACTCATTAGCTTTTGCTCTCAAGACGAAAGGTATTCCATGAGTTCTGAGCCCTTACCACTTTTCAATAAACAg TTTGTTTCCCGTCACTTGGAAAGCTTGCAATTGTGTTCCATTAACATCAAAAGAATATGGCATAACCAAACATATCCTTGGCTTTCGAATTTGACGAGCTTATTCATCAATAAATGCGGTAACTTGGAGCATCTGTTATCACCCTCTCTCGCCAACAGTATGGTGCAGCTCCAACGATTTCAGATATTGGATTGTGAGTCCTTAAGGGAGATAATATTTATAGAGAAactagaagaagaaaagatagaTGTTATTTGTTTCCCTCGATTAAATTTCCTGCGTATAGAGGGCCTTCAaaacctcattttcttttgctcaAGAAATTATAATGTCGAATTCCCCTTGTTGAAAGAGCTAGAGATTGAGGCTTgcccaaaattaaaagaattcatTTGTCAAACCAGTACTAAATCCAGCATACAAGCTCTCTTCAGTGAGAag GTTGCAGTACCTAGCTTGGAAAGGATGACAATCTCCTACTTGAGTTATGTGAAGATGATATTTGATAATGAGCTAGCACCAGGTTCCTTTTgcaaattagaagaaataactGTTGCTTTTTGTGATGAGTTGTTGACTATTTTTTCATCTAAATGTCTCATCAGAGTATTTAACTGTTTGCAAATGCTTCAAGTGTGGAGATGTGAATCACTAGAACATATATTTGAGGTCAGAGGGTTAAATACCAACAAAGTACATGCTGCAGATTCTCAACTAAGCCCAGAATTGAAGCATGTTGATCTCCAAGGCCAAGAGATTCTTACCTTTCAAAATCTACGACAAGTAGTTCTTGAGGACTGTTGGAGTCTGAAAAATCTATTTCCAGTGTCAATAGCCAAACATCTTCCACAACTTGAACATTTAAGGATAAGTAGATGTGGGGTGGAGGAGATTGTATCGGCAGGGGAAGGAGTGGAGGAGCAGCCTGTGAGGTTTAAGTTTCCCAAATTGTCTTCACTTGAGGTTACAGACTTAGAAAAGCTCAAATGTTTCTATAAAGGGCAACATGCAATAGTCTGGCCCATGTTGAAAAAAATGAGAACAGATTCTTCTACTTTGCGAAAGATAGTGCCTTCAGAACATCTTAGATTAATCCAAGAGACAAATGGAAATGGGAAGCCAGTTTTGCTGGTTGAGGAG gtCTTTCCCAATTTAGAGGAACTGCAGGTAGTAATATTAGGTGATATGGATCAGTTTCCACCGGACTTGTTTCACAACATTAAGCTTTTTCGACTGAGTTGTTCCTCCCATGGTGGATCTTCTTATATATTTCCTTTCCTCCGAAGATTCTACAATCTGGGAACTCTTTTGCTTTCTGGTTTTGATTTTAAAGATGTAGTCCATTGTAAAGGAGATGCTAGGACTCTCACACGAATAAAAAATCTGAAATTGCAATGTTCTAGAAATCTTAAACACGTATGGAGGAAAGATTCAGTGCTTGGTTATATTCTTTCTAATCTCCAAACACTTGAAGTCTGGAATTGTGAGGATTTTATAAATATCGGAGCGTGGTCattatcttttcaaaatctcACAACTTTGCACGTGTCATTTTGCAAAATGATGAAAAACCTGGTAGCTCCATCTGTAGTTGAGAATCTGGTACAATTAACAACAATGAGGGTAAAAGGGTGCACCAAAATGACAGAAATAGTGGCACACGAGGGAGACTACCATCAGACGATAGTTGCTGGTAAATTGAAATGTTTACAACTCAGCGAACTACAAAGCCTCACAAGCTTTTGTCCTGGGAGTTACACCTTCAACTTTCCTTGTTTGGAAGAAGTGGTTGTGGAAAGGTGTCCTAAATTGAAGATCTTTTCTGAGGGAGTTTTAAGCACCCCGCAATTACAAAGAGTAAAACAGGAGACTTTCGATGAGAAAGGGCGTTGGACAGGTGACCTGAATACCACCATACAACAATTGTACACGGAAAAG GGTGGATTCAATGGCCCACGTGATTTGAACATTTCTGACACATTTCCAAAGTTAATAGAAACATGGAAAAGGAACCCTCAAGAAATTTTGGAGTTGCAGAACCTTAGAGAAATGGAGTTTTATAAATGTAGCAGCTTGAAGTACATTTTTACCCCGTCTATGCTTTTGAGCCTCAAGCAACTAGACAGGATAGAAGTAAAGGAATGCAATACAATGGAACAAGTGATTAGGGAGGAGGAGGAAGCAACCATACATAAGTTGACATTTCCAAAGCTCTCCTTCGTAAAAATAGAGGCTTGTTCCAActtgacaaatttttatttgggaAGTCGACCTCTTGAATTTCCTAAGTTTATTGATATTACGATAGTTGACTGTCCAAAAATGACTGCATTTTCATCCTCAGTTTCAAGAGAGTGTGGCGATGCAAGTGAAAATGTGGTTGGTGAGGGGGACATCGACAATAATACTGCAAATTTTTTTAGCGACAAG GTTGTCATTCCCCTTCTGATGGATCTGAAATTGTCCTCCGTTAACATTCATAACATATGGCACTACCCATCTTCCTCATCTCTCGGACACTTGTATCATTTGCGGGTGGAGGGGTGTCACAATTTGAAATACCTGTTTCCCTCCTCCTTAGTAAAACATCTTGTGCAACTCAAAATCCTTCAAATCTGGGACTGTAATATGATGGAACAAGTAATCTTCACGGATGGATTGGGTGCAGAAGATCAATGGAGGAATCAAACGATTTTCTCTAAACTAGATTTGCTGTCTCTGAAAGACCTTCCCAAACTCACAAGTTTCTGCTTTCAAAATTACTCTGAATTCCCATGCTTAACAAATTTAAGGCTAAAAAAATGTCCTTTTCTAAAAGCATTCATCTCTATATCTGTATCCAGAGATGAACCTCGAGCTGACCACCATCTACAAGCAAGTAACTTGGGTCATAACTCTGCTGTCCTCAATGAAAAg gtTGTTTTCCCTAGTTTGGAGAAGTTGCAGATTCAAAATTGTGATTCCTTAGAAGAAATAATTGAGGCACAAGGACTGATTGCAGATACATCAACTACTCAATCTATTGTGCGAGAAACTACGACGATTAG GATGCATACCACCCAATGGCCATCATTGAAACATATGGAGGTTATTGAATGCCCCAAAGCACACATATTTGCTCTAAAATGTCCTAAGAGTCAAGTTGAAATCTCAAACCAACAACCCCTGTTTTGCGTCAATGAG GACACTTTCCCTGTCTTAGAAGAATTAACACTGAAAATGAATGATATGATGAAGGGGATATGTGATGGACAACTCTCATTGCAGTGTTTCCCAAACCTTAAACTTCTTAACCTCCATTGCTTTCCGGAGACATCCACTACTCTTCCATATTGCTTCATTCAGTCACTACCAAAGCTTCAAAAGCTTGTTATAAACAATGCTTCCATTTCTGAAATAGTCTGGTCTGAAGGACTCAGCGACAAGGGAAGGCGGACATCAGCATTCTATCAGTTAAAGGAATTGAGGTTGTCTAAACTTCCGCAGTTGACATTAAAGACTTTTCAACCATCTTTGCTGTCTTTCAAAAAGCTAACAACTCTAGAAGTTATAAGCTGCCATGGATTCATCAATTTAATGGCATGCTCAACAGCTAAGAGCCTGATGCTACTAGAAAGATTGAGCGTAGCTGATTGTGAGATGATAGAGGAAATCATAGCATGTGAGGGTGAAGAAATACAAGGCAGCATTATTTTTCCCAAACTGAAGTATTTGAAACTAAGTGGTCTGCCACGTCTAGCAAGCTTTTCCTCGACACATCACTCGTTAGAGTTCCCTGTCTTGCAAATGGTAATGGTGACAAAGTGcccaaaaatgagaaaattctGTCAAGGAGATTTAAGCACCTCAAATCTACAACAAATGCATGTAGCAAGAGATGAGGAAGATGAACTATGGTGGGAAGGCGACCTTAACACTACCATAAAACAAATGTTCCAA GATGTGCAAAATTCTCAGGTGACTTAA